tcctcaacgattgttggtgggggtgccAAAGGGGCTCGctgagatgtgagtttcacctttgtatgctaatgagtgtcattcactgaggaaaagacaggagatagagctggaggtagcagagatgaagaaggataggatcaggaatgagtacatcagagggatagcacatgttagaggttttggagataaagtcagagaggccagactgagatggtttggacatgtccagaggagagatagtgaatatattggtagaaggatgttgagtttcgaactgctaggcaggaggcctagaggaagaccaaagaggaggtttatggatgtagtgaaagaggacatgaaagtagttggtgtgagagaagaggatgcaaaggacaggtttagatggaggcaactgattcgttgtggcgacccctgaagggaaaagccgaaaggaaaagacgaagaagatgctaatgagggtcattagcatgagacacatcacctgggtcaatctgctgagacaatctttttgggagttttgaaaggacatggttgtaaatgggagaaaggtgatgtcgcagaccttTAGCTAAATTCATTTGACAGCGAAGGAACACCGAATTGCTTTGTTACAGTCACATGATTCATAGTCTGGCCACTTATCTAAGTTAAAGGGTAGCTAACATATAGAGCGATCTGTAATTCAGGGCAATATAAATAAAGTCTGGTGACTCGTAAAAGTGTTTTGCTCTATTGTGGAAGAAGTAAAGAGGGGATTCACTCACATGCCCTGCATCGGTATGTGCCAGTGCTGAGGGCTACAGGGGAGGCAATGGGTAAACCCACTGTGCATTAAAGGCTTACATTATTTTGAACTTCAGAAGTCTTTTACTCTTGTTGTGTAATTTTTATGTTGTGATTCGTGGCACAATACCGCTTTATTAACACTATATGCATATAAATTTACTTAAAGgaacatatatttttttattataattgcattttcatgctttttgtACTTGCCAACAGTAACaaaatggttgtttttctttataagTTAAAATGTAAGGACAAAGGTCTAAAACAGTCTGCAGAAGCAAAATGTTCTTTAATTGAACTCGTTAGTTTGCTAATAATTGGACTTAATGTTCTTGTAGCTGTATTATAAAAAGAGTGTCGCACAATAAGCAACCTGACAgcatatcaaaaataaatactgctTCCTTTTCAGCAGATCCTACTGAAAATAATGTCTTCATTTGGTTCAAACATGTTCATTGACAAGTAAACATCCAGTAACTCCTAAGGCGTGTATGAGCTGTCGTCATTAAACAAAGTGTACATGTTTATTGTAATATGCCTGAGGTTTGAAATTCATTTCCATGTGCCCCAGATATGATACTTGTCATAGTTGCTGTTTTAGTCTCATCCTACATACATTATTAAGTCAAAGAATTCTTTATTGCTGGGCAAATGGATTTGTGCATTTATAAGAGATTTTATCAGACTCAACACGGTTATAAGGCTGAAGATCTTTAATTACACTCCCAGTTTTTTGACAAGTTAATTTTGCATCTTAAACTGAATAAGTTTATTAAGTTCTTGTTAATGTTGTAAATGCTGGACTGAGCAAAGATGAACTAAATACGTGAAATTCAAAATGAAGCATCcattttactttgttttgtCATAGTTTTtggtatttctttttcctttagGTGTGCAGTGtaaatactaataatacaaCTTTCAACAAATTTCTGCATTTGTTCAGACACTGAAGAATTATACAAACCATTGAAAATATACAGATGAAAAAGTTAATGGATGTATTGTTTCCAGGCAGGAAAGGGAATGTATTTCTCCtcattgtttttactgtatGTACATTCCTTTGCACAGTATTGTATCCTGTATTTACATCCTGTACATCTATTTTTGATATGCAGTACAGTACATTTCACTTTACATAAACTTGAATTGGATTTTATAGATGGGCTtgtcaacatttaaatatgactttaatctgttttattttgcatatttttactTAAGTTGATAATAAGATTTCCACATGTTATTGACAAAGATCCCTTTCCTCTCTAGCTTGGGTCGGAGCCCTTGCAATGGGCATGATCTTCTTCTGTTCACCCGTCGTCAGCATGTTCACGGATCACTTTGGCTGTAGAAAGACAGCTGTCGGTGGGGCAGCGCTGGCTTTCATAGGGCTTCTCACTACATCCTTTGCAAAGTAAGATGTTCACATATACACATCATTAATTCTTGAAACTATTTGTGCAGTTATTCATTTGTTacacagaatttttttaatctgatccAAATGTTATGAATGTATTTCCTAATCCAGAAGCTGGAAATATGAAATGTCCAAATTTATCTGAAAATTGGTCTTTGGTTTGTTTAGAGGACCAAACTTAAGATAtttaatcatcaaaaaaaacagccaaaaagTGACACTTATTTTTGTGATGTTTCACATTAAGGTATTTATTTGTCTAAAGAATATTATTATATTGGACATTTACGTTTTTGTATTATCAGTTTATTCATGAAAAATGTTACGGCAAAAACACATGGTCAATAAAACCAaagcatttctttttgtctttgttccCAATGCAGCTCCCTGCCCCTTCGCTATTTTACATATGGGATACTGTTTGGTTGTGGCTCTTCCTTCGCCTTTCAGCCCACGTTGGTCATCCTGGGCCACTACTTCCGCCAGCGTCTGGGCCTGGCGAACGGAGTTGTGACGGCTGGGGCCAGCCTCTTCTCCATAGGCCTCCCTGTTTTCCTCCAGAAGGTCGTGACTCCGCTGGGCCTAAGCAGGACCTTTCAAATCCTCAGCATATTCATGCTTGTCCAAACTTTGCTGGGACTGCTTTTCAAGCCTTTGCTGCCTGCTGGAGGAGGCATGGGACCCCCAGGAATGGATCCTGACCAGGCTAATCCTCCGGCTCATCCAGGACCCACTGCTCAAAGTGGGAGCAGGTTCAGCAAAGTCCTGAGTGGGGTCAAGAAGTACTTCAACCTCCGTGTTTTTCACATTGTGACATACCGACTGTGGGCATTTGGAGTAGCCACGGCTGTTCTGGGCTACTTTGTGCCCTATGTACATCTGGTAAGAATTAAAGTAATGGCTGGGCCTGCTGATTATAAATACAAATTAGGTGTTTGCTTGTGTCTTAACTTGTCCAAATCTAAATGAAAACTATTCaggaaattagaaaataatgaGATACATGGCTGTATTTCTGGTGAGATAATTCTACTCTATAAACTAAAGGActagtttgtttttgtcctcttcCCCTGTCCAGGCCAACTTGTCGGACACTATTGGTCAACCACAGTTGCATAAAAGTAAATAGATACTGATACTTCCCAacaatattttacttttcatgATTAATAGAATCCATAAGTTAGAATTTCTTGTGAATTTGCACATGACCTAGGTCCAACATTGGCGTGAGATCAtgaaggatgaggatgaagtgTAAAGCTCTTGTAGGGGGTGTGAAGTTGATCTCTTTCTATCCAGATGTCTGATGTTCCAGCTCTGACCTCCCTCTGTCAGACCTGTTGTTTCAGGCCCTGGCCCAGATGTAAACACAGCCCCGGCCTTTGTATTGGCTTGAGCACCTCAGGAAATCTCTCCTGTATGGCCTCCCTGTATCCCTAAACATTCCTATCCTATGGCCATTGATGAAAATACGATGTCCTTGTGTTATATTTTATCTTCAAAGAAGAGCAAATATAACACAAGCTTGTTCAGGAAAGACTTCAGAGGACAGTTTAATGTTTTGAATCTGATTTGGGGGTTCGTATTTAAGTGAGTGGGAGTGTCTGACCTATATGCATTGGGTCTTCCTGTCCTGCTGTTCCAGAGGTTAGCAGATGAAGACGTTTTATATTGTGAGATCTTGGCCTCTGTGAATGTGAATTActtcacatcacacacacacccagttGTTGAGTTCATTGATCCCTTAGGGACagagcacaaaaacattttaagtctACCAGCTGGTTGTGCGATAGCTCTGTTAGCTCACTCATTATTGATAGCTTATATTATTGAGTTTATTATGTAAGCACCATCTCATTTAACCATGAAACACATAACCAAAGCTCATATGATactgtctgtttgtctctcagATCAACTTTGTGAAGGAGGAGTTCAATGACACCCAGAAGGAATGGGTGCTTCTTGTTTGCATAGGAGCGTCATCTGGGCTGGGACGCCTTGCTTTTGGCAAGATTGGGGATCTCATTCCTGGTCTTAATAAGATTTATATGCAGGTGaggaaatatattaaaaatggagattgtactttttcttttatgtttttgtcaaaaaaatataggaaaaataaaatgtgggcCTGAATCATTGACTCTAAAGTTTATTTGTACCATTTTACAGTTAGTCAACAATAAATGTTTGTGATATCTAATTCTAACAgcttttttgaaaatgcaatgCAGATTCCTGTAGTTTCTCTCATGATGACTTTCAATGCAACTGTGTGCTAACACACCAACCTTAACCTGAAAACTTCACTGtcgacatttatttttttacagattttgttttctgatgctCTGTTCTGCACATATCACACCAAAACAAGGTCTTTTTGTAACATAGGGTTGCACTGTAATCAAGCTGAAAATGAAGTATTTTCATTTCTGCGATTTAATTATCTTTTGATGGACTATCTTTTATTGGTAGGGGAAAATGACCCAATTGTTCGTTTGCATACACTGACAGTCCCAGAACAAgaagaagcttttattttactattagaATGAACTTCCTATGATAGAAGCAGTCCTGAGAGTATAAAAGGAAATCACAAAGCAATTTAGAGGTTTGTTGAATACAAACTGTTTTTGTCAGTTCTTACTTGTATGACCCGAGTAactctcattaaatgtgttGCTAAGCAGACACTGAGTCATAAttggaaattaaaaacagaaaacctaAAATGGATCAGCATTCTGGAAATAATTCATATCTAATAATCCCTTTGTGTTGTTAGACATATGTCTAATAAATCTCTCAGAATCTCTCAGCTGTTAGTATTGCTAGGCGACAGGTGTGGTGCTTTGGGATGCAGGGGTTAAAACAAGGAGAGCTGTTTGAGCTCTCTATAGATCAAATAACCCCATTTAACAGAGCTCAGTGAGGCCGGGCCCATACTTTGGGGCAAAGCTACCCTTTCCAATCATTCCAGTTACAAACAGCTTGAGTTGAACAGACTGTTCTTTTTTAGTTAGTTACGCCCTACAGAGTGTGGTATTTACAAAAGTCTTTTGTAAATGAGACATATGAACTCCTTCATGTTTGAAGATTTAACCTGATGAACTGTAAGTACAGTGTAATACAACAGTAtttgcaatttttaaaatttgtacaAATAGATATGCAGCCATTAGCAACAGATACAAAAGTAAAGAGCACTAAATACCTTGCTGGGCCGATACATGACATTACTGAGATgtgcacatttatttatattatacatatatatatatataatatttgatttgatttgtacTTAAAGTCATCATCTGTCACCATTGGGTGAAACTTCAAAATAACTGCAAAATGATGATCCACAGACTAAAACGGGACATCATGGAGACTTCATAAATTATATATGACACATTCTATGTTAGGTTAGTGTTCACAGGTGACCGCACACCTGTAAAAGATTTTTCAGCCAGTTTTTCACAGCACCATTTCCATGAGCAGGTGAGCACATGGAGGGCAGTTGTGCAGTGACAAACAGCAACAGGGATGCAGATTGATCCAGTTAAAAGCAGGTGGTAAATTCACCTTTTGAAGCTAACAGTGTTTTGGTTGATGTGAAAGAAAGCAAACGCCTCCTTCAGATATGGTCCATTCAATGGCAGTCTTGggctttaaaaactaaaataacagAGACCTAAAGCTTGTCAATTTGTTCTTGCTGTCTGTTTCAGGTGGTGTCTTTCATAACACTTGGCCTGATGTCCATAATGATTCCTCAGTGCTCTGTGTTTGAGGGGCTggcggttgtgtgtgtgtttttggggcTGTGTGATGGCTGCTTCCTAACCATGATGGCCCCCATAGTGTTTGAGTTGGTAGGACCCATGCAAGCCTCACAGGCCATTGGCTACCTTCTAGGCCTCATGTCTGTTCCCATGACTGCAGGTCCACCCATCGCTGGTaagaagcaatattttgttgtcGTGTTTCTTACATTTGCCTGACTTATGCTGTTTCATAACAGAATGAGTGAGCAGTAACAAGAGAACAAAATGTATGGAGTACAGTGAGAATGATGAATGTGTGACAGGATGGATTATACAGTAGAAAACAAGCCAGAACGTCTTCAGAGAGGTTTGGGCTCGTGGCCAACTGTAGGCTTTCTTTAaggatttttttccttctgagaAAAAGGGCTCATCTAGGCTGTGCTCAGCTCCTATTTatgattcttcttcctcatctgcCAGTCTTAGCTCCAGATCTCTCAGAACAGGACTGTATACCGTATGAAAACATTAATGGCAGGGCATTAATTTGATGAATAAGGAATTTCTGTGCTCTCTTTCACATCCTGCAGgattgttttattgattaagACTCTGAAATTATGGAATTTTTTGAGATTTTGTGAATTCAACAGTTTAATGTTGAATTCACAAGTCTCGTCTAAATAGATTTTGAATATTTAGTTATGTTTTGGATTATGTCTGAGGAGAAAGgaataaacaaacatatttattcattgcATCATGAGAATCCTCATATAGATGAAGGATTTAGTCAATTATTTGAGAAAGGGAAAGTTGAactgaataaaaacagtaatttgAAGGACTCAAACCTTTAGTAATATCtgatcatttttgtcttttctctgacTCAAAAAAGAACTGAGTTCTGAAAATTACAGACTAGTTAATGGatagtaaaaaaataatggcAAGCTGCAGCTGTGTAGTGGGcctttgcatttttcttttgtttaatgttttttctcGTGTTTGCAAGTAGATGAAATGTTCAGGATTGTTTTTAAAAGCCAAACACATTCCTCACATTTGACCAACTACAGGATATTCTAGTTGCACAATTTCAGTTTTGTAGAGCTTTAATGAGAACAAATCATGTTTGTGCTCCCATTTGTTGTTCTCTCCGGTTTCTGCTTAAGTCCATCAGGGACTACCGCCACTATAAACATAGGTAATAGGTTTACAGGTAATGAATGCATGCAGGATTCCAGATCAAAAGACAAGCTAGACCGGTGGTTTTCGTGTCCTCACACAAAGACTTCAAAGAACTTATATTATAGCGTGGCATATGGTTTAAATATTTCCCGATTAACTCttgcagcaaaacaaacaaaagacaatgaCGCATTACGATAAATATCAGCAACTCTTCAAAGACTGAATCTGTCAAAACATATGGTTCAGTACAGTCATTGCTGTTCATGACCACAAAGGCATGTGTTGCACGACTATGTACAAACATACGTTGGTGTCACTCCTGCTGATCAGGTGTTGCAAGTTCAGTGGTAGAGCAAACATTAAATGCAATGCATTAAACTAGTTGACCCTGCTTGGTGAgtttcttttgaattttttgaaaatgattgcGTTGCTGTTTTTGTCCCTCTCCAGTTTGACTTTGAAGAAAAAGACAACCTTCTAGTTTTATGAATTCTGGCTACGGTAGGAAGTCTGACTGGATTAGGTTTTAGTTTTATTGAGAATAAAATTCGTCCAATGAGAAGAAAGTTGAATGTTATTGGATGAGTGATGAATGAACATATGACACTGAACGTCCATATTAACATGTTCAAACATAACTTTGGTACAGTAACAACCTAAACAtcaaagcaataaaaaatacatacatttgaaaaaccaacaaataatatttttacatgtatatttacatttgaaaaagGCTCTGAAGTGATTTGGAAAGAATAAATCCCAATACATTGCTGAATGTAAATACTTGTTTAAAGTCAATAGCCActtttcatgtctttgtcactTTTCAGTTTTAAGTTTGAATAAAACCATTTCCTTATGTCTTAAAGGATGGAGATCTCACTGGATTAGGCTTTCAACAAGGAAGCTTGACCTTAAGTAATCCATTTCTCTATATAGCTGGCCAAAACCAAACAACTATCCTGAACCAACAGTTATGACACGTTTGTTTTACATAAATTCATCACAGATGATCAGTATTTCCTTCCGTTCGTGAATCGTGTCTCTCTTTTCACAGTTATACTCATTTGAAACAAGTGTCACGTGGCAGTGAAAAATGACTGCAGTGTCTCATGAGCTGTGTTTCCACTATTTTCACCATCCAGGTCTCCTGCATGATTACTTCAGGAACTACACAGTGGCCTTCTCCCTGGCTGGGGTGCCTCCTATTGCGGGGGGCATCATGCTTTTCTTTGTGCCCCTGGTACATCGCAGACTCCAACGACACCAGGCGACCTTATCTCCAGAGGAGATGTCTACAACTGCCCACATGCTGCCCACCACTCAACCAGATGGGGAGCCGAGGAGCTGCTCCAACGGAGACATCCTGCCTGGCTACACTGATGTAGAGACACACATCTGAGTCGCATTGTATAAAGGTTACACATATTCCTGCATATCGAGCATAGATCATGTATGTCCAACACGAAGTATGTCAATGAACACATATTTCTTCCtatgcttttcttttgtttttcccatGGATTCAGACCACcagcacccccccctcccaatcCTTAGAATGTGCTCATCTCAATCAGAACTATCAACCTGTTGTCTGACCTTTTACCTGTATCATCTTCCTTCACTttaattgattattttcatGTGGTGAGAAATTGAAGTTGAGAATTTAGAATGACGGACCGCTGCAGAGGAGGATGAGCAGAACACAGTCAAACAGGATTGTGTTATCTGATGGACTGCAGCAATGTATGCCTCCAAGAGGAAAGACATGTAGATTTTAACTGACAATGGTTGTTTAGTATTTCACAgattttttcattactttagCTTCTTGAAGctgtgaaaaaaattttctttcgAGAccctgtataaaaaaaaaacttaagagGCATCCAGAAAGAATTAACGAAgggatacatttgttttctttccgtACAACATTAAGCTTCTTGTTTTAGCACGCTTTATTTTACTTCATGATGCTGAAACGTAATCTCATTTTGACTAATTTgcaggtttgatttttttattttccttgtttttgatGGAGACAAATAACACAATCACCTCAGCTAAACCGCACACTGAACTCACACCCAGGGTCTACAGAAGATCAGAGATACATGGGGGGGAGTCATGATGCGCTCCCTGTATTGAAACTCAACACTACAGTCGATACAAAGTCGTCTTATGGGTGTGTACAGCCTTAACTGTCATAGTTTTATCTTTACTAatcatcaaactcaaattttGATTGACTTTGTCATATTTCAGTAGGGTTCTAGATATAGCTACTTTCACTGTGTTTTGTTACAGCTTTGAACATATATcagaatagttttttttatagtACTATATTCACATATATTTAGACCTTTGATGAAGAGTTTGAATCATGCTGTCTTAACTGCAGCTATaggtgagttttgttttttttgtttttttttgtttggtcagaTTCAGAACAAGCTTGTTGCTGATTTGCTCTGACCTTTTCCTCTGTGCACTGAGACTACATTTTAATGGTAGAGGCAATtacataacataaaaacaacaattttgtgGTTTGTCGATGAGAGGGAACTATTGGCATTAATATCTCTGTATTGTCTGAGGTGTCATCAGGCCATCTGACAGATCATCAGGTTTGCATGATGACATTTTGTCTGGAAGGGTTCCCTCTTGTCAACATGTTGAAGTTACTGTTTCATATACATTTGGACCACTTACATCTGCACAATTACATTACACACTCTTTTGTACAATGAACAGATGTGAAGCAGAGCTGTAATATTTAACTGAGTTACTCGATGTAGTAACGGAGCAgcggggagggaagggggggagtTGCTCCACAGTATGGAAGGAATGCTCTGGTGGACAGAGGGAATTCCTTACCGTTTAGCACTCCCTTTATTTTCACTGCCattatttggttgtttttggAACATTTAACCTAAAAACTACACAAACCTCACTGCTGAGTGTAGTTTTTTTGGGTGGGATAATGCGATGGTTCAAGCAGTTCTGAACAGGAAACATACACCTATACCTCAGTAGTCAAACATTCCTCAAACATCCAGTGGGGGCTGTTGACATTCTTCATTACTCTGTGGTTTTCTGTGTTGTGGGTTCATCACAGACTGAAATCTTCTCATAACCAGCAGTCAAACTTATCttttcaatcaatcattttTTCATCAACCTTGTCAGTGTCTTTTTAGTCACTATAAAAATATGGACATTTACCCTTCCTGCTTATTTTGGCTTCATAtccattttgctttttttgagcCTCACCATTCCTACTCCCTCATAGCTCTACCTGCACTTTATCATTAGCGGCTCTGTCACAACataatttttctgtctgtgattgAAGAGATGAAGTTTAATAAATGCCTAATGTCCTTGGTTAAAGATAAGAGACACTAAACTATAGTAGGGAACTATACAATGGTAAAAGCTTGTTTGAAAGAAAACCCTCAAGCCTCTAGTTTGACTGAGGTAGGTTCTATTTTAAGCATAATGAGTTGATAATGTACTAGACTTTAAAGCTGACGAGCAAAGTCCGAGTTCAATTTTGAGATATATCAGCTTccaaacaatttaaattaacattGAACTGAAAAATGGAGCTCTGTATAGCAGTATGACAGAAAAGGAAAGAGTTGTTTCCTTAAAAGGAAACAACTCTCACTTTTAAAGTGACTCATTTTGGAATATTTAATCAAATCAGCACCTTC
The Antennarius striatus isolate MH-2024 chromosome 10, ASM4005453v1, whole genome shotgun sequence genome window above contains:
- the slc16a2 gene encoding monocarboxylate transporter 8; translation: MGINGLDSQAQPTGEVCQTETQGAHQQMERKDAPQLGDKCKGDQAAGSECKVAREDSTVQLIEAECKPPPSPASESEACGQHGRGAGFVPPEGGYGWLVVFAATWCNGSIFGIQNSFGILHMLLVKEHANPDDKTSQFKVAWVGALAMGMIFFCSPVVSMFTDHFGCRKTAVGGAALAFIGLLTTSFANSLPLRYFTYGILFGCGSSFAFQPTLVILGHYFRQRLGLANGVVTAGASLFSIGLPVFLQKVVTPLGLSRTFQILSIFMLVQTLLGLLFKPLLPAGGGMGPPGMDPDQANPPAHPGPTAQSGSRFSKVLSGVKKYFNLRVFHIVTYRLWAFGVATAVLGYFVPYVHLINFVKEEFNDTQKEWVLLVCIGASSGLGRLAFGKIGDLIPGLNKIYMQVVSFITLGLMSIMIPQCSVFEGLAVVCVFLGLCDGCFLTMMAPIVFELVGPMQASQAIGYLLGLMSVPMTAGPPIAGLLHDYFRNYTVAFSLAGVPPIAGGIMLFFVPLVHRRLQRHQATLSPEEMSTTAHMLPTTQPDGEPRSCSNGDILPGYTDVETHI